A window of uncultured Methanoregula sp. genomic DNA:
ATGGCCGGCCTCCAGGGAAGCGGCAAGACCACGACTACTGCAAAGCTTGCCCGGTACTTCCAGAAGAAAGGCATGAAAGTCGGGGTCGTCTGTGCGGATACGTTCCGGCCCGGTGCCTTCGACCAGATCTCCACGCTCTGTACCAAGATTCATGTGCCCTGCTTCGGTAATCCTCAGGAGAAGGATGCGGTCAAGATCACCCGCGAGGGTCTCGAAGCACTCAGGGAGCAGGAACTCATCATCGTCGATACCCAGGGCCGGCATGCTCTTGAAGCGGATCTCATCAAGGAGATCATCGAGCTGAACCTGCTCACCAAGGCAACCCACCGCTGGCTCGTGATCGATGCGGCACTCGGCCAGCAGGCAAGCGACCAGGCCAGGCGTTTCCACGAAGCGATCAACATCGACGGTGTCATCATCACCAAGATGGACGGTACCGCAAAAGGCGGTGGCGCCATCTCGGCGGTTGCCGAGACCAAGAGCGGGATTGCTTTTATCGGCAACGGGGAGACGATCGAAGATCTTGAGCGGTTCGATCCCGACGGCTTCATCTCCCGGCTCCTCGGCATGGGGGACTTGAAGGCACTCATGGAGAAGGCGAGCGAGGCCATCAAGGCAGACGACATGGATGTCAACGCCATGATGAAGGGCAAGTTCACCCTCCGCGACATGTACAAGCAGCTCGAGGCCCTCAACAAGATGGGTCCCTTAAAGCAGATCATGGGGATGCTCCCGCTTGGGAACATGCAGCTTCCCGAAGGGGTGTACGATGTCACGAGCACGAAGATGGTCCGGTACCGGATCATCATGGACTCGATGACCCCCGGCGAACTCGACGACCCTGCCCTCATCAACAGCTCCCGCATGCAGCGGATAGCCCAGGGGGCAGGCGCTACTCCTGATGAAGTGCGGGAACTTTTGAAATACTACAAGATGATGCAGCGCACCCTCAAGGGACTGCGGGGCGCAAGCGGCGGGAAATTCAACATGCAGCGCTTAATGAAGCGCTTCTCGGGAATGCAGTGACATGACTGCATTTGCGATAATCGGGCACCGTGCCCGGACGGACGGGGAATTTTCGCTCAATGATTTACCTGGAAGCGGGGGCCGGATGGATGTCCTCTGCCGGTGCGTGAATGCCTCGCTCTTCCTCTCGCACGATCTCCGCAGGGATGTGGACTGCTATCTCGTCCTCCCTAGTGAACCCAAAGGGCCAAAAACCATAAAATTCTCAGGGGCTACTGTCTGTTCGCTCTCCCCGGATGAGCGGAGTGCCGGTGCCCTGATAAAGAAGGTTATCGACACTCCCTGCGGCAATGAATTCCGCGAGGCCGCCCAGGGAGTATTTATCCGGAAAGGCGGACTGGAACGACTCCTTGCCGACCACCGGTTCGCGGTGCTTGATGAGAAGGGAACCGATGTGCGGGGATCTGCGGAGCTTCCGGACGCGTACCTCCTTTCCGATCACCTGAACTTCACGGAGGAAGAGGAGGCGCTCATACAGGAATGCCCGCGATTCTCGGTAGGGCCGAAATGTCTCCACGCGGATCATACGATTACTGTATTGCACAATGAACTGGACAGGAGGAGTTGCTAACATGGAACTACATGATCAGGTAAAGGCTATCCTTGCCTATGGCGAGTGCTGCGATCACTGCCTCGGGCGGTTCTTTGGCAAACGCTCCCATGGGCTCTCGAACGATGAAAGGGGACGCGGGCTGAAGATCGCCCTTGCGATTGCCGAGAACCAGCCGTATAAGAAATTCACGGGCACCTGCTGGGTCTGCGGGAACTTCTTTGACGATGTCCCGGTCTGGGCGGAACGGGTTATCGAGGCCACGAAGGGTATCGAGTTCTCGACACTCCTTGTCGGCTGCCGCGTCCCGCCCCTCATAGCCGAGAACGAGGAGATGGTCTGGAGCGATCTCTCGCTTGCCGAGCCCGAACCCTTCAAGTCCGAAGTGAACCGGGAAGTGGGCAAAGCAGTATCGGCCAGGATCGGCAAGGTCGTGGACTTCAAGAAGCCCGAGGTGGTCCTCATCCTTGATGCCGCCCGGGGTACGGTCGAGGTCCAGATCAACTCTGCATTTTTTTACGGGCGGTACCAGAAGTTCGAGCGGGGCATCCCCCAGACCCACTGGGACTGCCGGGCCTGCAAAGGGGCCGGCTGCGAGAAGTGCAACTTCACCGGGGCACAGTACCTGGACTCGGTCGAGGAACTTATCGGCCGGCCGGTGATCGAGATGTTCGATGCCGAGAATGCCGTGCTGCATGGCGCGGGCAGGGAGGATATCGATGCCCGGATGGTGGGAACCGGCCGCCCCTTCATTCTCGAAGTGGTTTCGCCAAAGAAACGATCCATCGACCTTGCGGAACTGGAAAAAGAGATCAACCG
This region includes:
- a CDS encoding tRNA pseudouridine(54/55) synthase Pus10 — translated: MELHDQVKAILAYGECCDHCLGRFFGKRSHGLSNDERGRGLKIALAIAENQPYKKFTGTCWVCGNFFDDVPVWAERVIEATKGIEFSTLLVGCRVPPLIAENEEMVWSDLSLAEPEPFKSEVNREVGKAVSARIGKVVDFKKPEVVLILDAARGTVEVQINSAFFYGRYQKFERGIPQTHWDCRACKGAGCEKCNFTGAQYLDSVEELIGRPVIEMFDAENAVLHGAGREDIDARMVGTGRPFILEVVSPKKRSIDLAELEKEINRTADGRVSVAIRRWADRAEVETLKSNKAHKKYRILVEVEGALPADEFAKAVKTLQGVTIYQRTPERVAHRRADKIRERRVLDIECVGQQDGKFVVEVLGEAGLYIKELVSGDSGRTSPSLAEILKKSAHVTSLDVTQVEGAQEGE
- a CDS encoding signal recognition particle protein Srp54 is translated as MLDGLSSSLKDALKKLAGKTVVDRAAVDELVKDLQRALLSSDVNVKLVMELSKSIRTRSLEEEPPKGMNVREHVLRIVYQELVRLVWASTDVKLEPQIILMAGLQGSGKTTTTAKLARYFQKKGMKVGVVCADTFRPGAFDQISTLCTKIHVPCFGNPQEKDAVKITREGLEALREQELIIVDTQGRHALEADLIKEIIELNLLTKATHRWLVIDAALGQQASDQARRFHEAINIDGVIITKMDGTAKGGGAISAVAETKSGIAFIGNGETIEDLERFDPDGFISRLLGMGDLKALMEKASEAIKADDMDVNAMMKGKFTLRDMYKQLEALNKMGPLKQIMGMLPLGNMQLPEGVYDVTSTKMVRYRIIMDSMTPGELDDPALINSSRMQRIAQGAGATPDEVRELLKYYKMMQRTLKGLRGASGGKFNMQRLMKRFSGMQ
- the trmY gene encoding tRNA (pseudouridine(54)-N(1))-methyltransferase TrmY: MTAFAIIGHRARTDGEFSLNDLPGSGGRMDVLCRCVNASLFLSHDLRRDVDCYLVLPSEPKGPKTIKFSGATVCSLSPDERSAGALIKKVIDTPCGNEFREAAQGVFIRKGGLERLLADHRFAVLDEKGTDVRGSAELPDAYLLSDHLNFTEEEEALIQECPRFSVGPKCLHADHTITVLHNELDRRSC